From Desulfobotulus pelophilus, a single genomic window includes:
- a CDS encoding SpoIIE family protein phosphatase → MARTASLSIRILLYFLLLAMIITLASTILMVAQDHQQEQKAMHQTLDQIGYTYVHTISALVWNMGSEEIFLVADGIHNIPGVVHVKVEDEKKQRLAEKGEETEGTTRIYPLYQLEGLIPSTIGTLFVTMDTVAMNQRIRTNGLRILAIRAVDLMIISLAFLWIIRHLITRRLETMAVYTRNMNLDGLETPLILQKTTGSQDTDELDTVAGAINIMRLSILQGLEQKAEKARMEGEIRAAAAIQGALLPQSPPLIFSTDAAFAFEPALEVSGDYFDFFPLDEFRMGVVIADASGKGIPAAMIVSAARVLIMAYPELQSRPDALLCAMNRTLPSAMGASQFLTLTYFVVDTRENRITLVSAGHDPVLLKRGSGEILSLKPHGYPFCRLHQKTFDTRLKSLRLSIEPGDTLLAFTDGVTETLSPENEAFGENRIRSLMKQNHSSPEDLIRSIRNQLEHFRNNRIPLDDATLVALHFHPRHP, encoded by the coding sequence ATGGCCCGTACCGCCTCCCTGTCCATCCGTATTCTTCTCTATTTTCTGCTTCTGGCCATGATCATAACACTGGCGTCCACCATTCTGATGGTCGCTCAGGATCATCAACAGGAACAAAAAGCCATGCACCAGACACTGGATCAGATCGGGTATACCTATGTTCACACTATCTCCGCGCTTGTCTGGAATATGGGATCCGAAGAAATATTTCTGGTTGCAGATGGTATCCATAATATTCCCGGAGTTGTTCATGTAAAAGTGGAAGATGAAAAAAAACAACGCCTCGCAGAAAAGGGAGAAGAGACAGAAGGAACTACCCGGATCTATCCCCTTTATCAGCTCGAAGGACTGATTCCCTCCACCATTGGCACCCTTTTTGTCACCATGGATACGGTTGCCATGAATCAGAGAATACGTACGAACGGTCTGCGCATCCTCGCCATCCGGGCCGTTGATCTCATGATCATCAGCCTGGCCTTTCTCTGGATCATCCGGCACCTTATCACACGCCGGTTGGAAACAATGGCCGTTTATACACGGAATATGAATCTGGACGGCCTCGAAACACCCCTTATTCTGCAAAAAACGACAGGCAGCCAAGACACTGACGAACTGGATACCGTTGCCGGAGCCATCAATATCATGCGGTTATCCATCCTTCAGGGGCTGGAACAGAAAGCTGAAAAAGCCCGCATGGAAGGGGAAATCCGTGCGGCTGCCGCCATACAGGGAGCACTGTTACCCCAGAGTCCGCCTCTGATATTCTCCACGGATGCAGCCTTTGCCTTTGAACCCGCCCTTGAAGTCAGCGGGGATTATTTTGATTTCTTCCCCCTTGATGAATTCCGCATGGGGGTGGTCATTGCGGATGCTTCAGGCAAAGGCATACCCGCAGCCATGATCGTCAGTGCAGCCAGGGTGCTGATCATGGCTTACCCCGAACTACAGTCCAGACCCGATGCTCTCCTTTGCGCCATGAACCGCACCTTGCCCAGTGCCATGGGGGCATCCCAGTTTCTTACTCTCACCTACTTTGTAGTGGATACCCGGGAAAACCGGATCACCCTCGTTTCCGCAGGCCACGATCCGGTCCTGCTGAAAAGGGGCAGCGGTGAAATCCTAAGCCTTAAACCCCATGGGTATCCTTTCTGCCGCCTGCATCAGAAAACATTTGACACAAGACTGAAAAGCCTTAGGCTATCCATTGAGCCCGGCGACACCCTTCTTGCTTTTACCGATGGTGTCACCGAAACTCTTTCCCCGGAAAATGAAGCCTTTGGTGAAAATCGTATCCGCAGTCTTATGAAACAGAACCATTCCTCACCGGAGGACCTGATACGCAGCATCCGGAATCAGCTTGAGCATTTCCGCAACAACCGGATTCCTCTCGATGATGCAACCCTGGTGGCCCTCCATTTCCACCCGAGGCACCCCTGA
- a CDS encoding methyl-accepting chemotaxis protein has product MGKLTEGFWDFFVPKNFFENPEERRVAVFLVIFTFFASTLFLLTTIRWFRMGESVLATNILLVMFGVIFAPFLQKLIRSSRVTAAYMMTLLAWYFLFYIWRTGGMDSSALSWLLVFPVLAAVFQGLWACVAWSVTMGLALCFFHYGPQMGIVFPLLDVTSAQRSDLRFGDFARQLSSVAVCMYVIERLRLQAMAAQKEADAKQAKAMEAQARSARDVERHMKNLEQVFQRTAQNACDLLDASKELAASSANMGGEAGKTARFSAEVKEGTQEIKEILHVMASSVEETAVSIREVRDRINEGASVARMAVKEADSANEMIDNLSESSRRIGKVTAVIQEISEQTNLLALNATIEAARAGEAGKGFAVVAGEIKDLSRKTREATEEIRNHISGNEETVAKVVLSNQAISRTIAQIREGEESIAAAVEQQSVVIQDIASRIGESAQRSDDAAEHVLALNEAVERIREDIEKMVASSGFLEKMAKDLNDTCEMKA; this is encoded by the coding sequence ATGGGAAAGCTGACAGAGGGGTTCTGGGATTTTTTTGTCCCGAAGAATTTTTTCGAAAATCCGGAAGAAAGAAGAGTAGCCGTTTTTTTGGTGATTTTTACGTTTTTTGCAAGCACCCTTTTTCTACTGACAACCATTCGGTGGTTTCGAATGGGAGAAAGCGTGTTGGCAACAAACATACTGCTTGTGATGTTTGGTGTTATTTTCGCACCTTTTTTACAGAAGCTTATCCGTTCTTCCCGGGTTACCGCTGCCTACATGATGACTTTGCTGGCATGGTATTTTCTTTTTTACATCTGGCGTACGGGAGGAATGGATTCCAGTGCCCTAAGCTGGCTTCTGGTTTTTCCCGTTCTGGCAGCGGTATTTCAGGGCTTGTGGGCCTGTGTGGCATGGTCGGTAACCATGGGGCTGGCTTTGTGTTTTTTTCATTATGGTCCACAGATGGGTATTGTTTTTCCTCTGCTTGATGTCACTTCCGCACAGCGTTCGGATTTACGTTTCGGGGATTTTGCAAGGCAGCTGTCCTCCGTTGCCGTATGTATGTATGTGATTGAACGACTGCGCTTGCAGGCAATGGCCGCGCAGAAGGAAGCCGATGCAAAACAGGCAAAAGCCATGGAAGCTCAGGCCCGCTCCGCACGGGATGTGGAGCGGCACATGAAGAATCTGGAGCAGGTGTTTCAGCGTACCGCACAGAATGCCTGTGATCTGCTGGATGCTTCCAAGGAACTGGCCGCTTCCAGTGCCAATATGGGGGGCGAAGCGGGTAAAACGGCCCGTTTTTCCGCAGAGGTGAAGGAGGGCACCCAGGAGATCAAGGAAATTCTCCACGTCATGGCCAGTTCCGTTGAGGAGACGGCCGTTTCCATCCGTGAGGTACGGGACCGAATTAATGAAGGAGCCAGTGTGGCCCGTATGGCGGTGAAGGAAGCGGACTCTGCCAATGAAATGATTGACAATCTGTCGGAAAGCAGTCGCCGCATCGGGAAAGTGACCGCTGTCATCCAGGAGATTTCTGAACAGACCAACCTTCTTGCCCTGAATGCCACCATAGAAGCGGCTCGGGCCGGAGAAGCAGGTAAGGGATTTGCCGTTGTGGCGGGAGAGATCAAGGATCTCTCACGTAAGACACGGGAGGCTACGGAGGAAATCCGTAACCATATTTCCGGCAATGAGGAAACGGTGGCAAAGGTTGTTTTGAGCAATCAGGCCATCAGCCGTACCATTGCCCAGATAAGGGAAGGAGAAGAGTCCATTGCCGCTGCCGTGGAACAGCAGAGCGTGGTTATTCAGGACATTGCTTCCCGCATAGGAGAATCCGCCCAGCGGAGTGATGATGCGGCCGAGCATGTACTTGCCCTGAATGAGGCAGTGGAGCGTATTCGGGAAGACATTGAAAAAATGGTAGCCTCTTCGGGTTTTCTTGAGAAGATGGCCAAAGATCTGAATGATACCTGTGAAATGAAAGCGTAG
- a CDS encoding inositol monophosphatase family protein, which yields MNKEALLHTAVMAARVGGERLMAHFGNLNGIRKKGRTDLVTDADTASEQAVIDHIRNRFPDHGIMAEESGMQGDNTSFLWIIDPLDGTTNFAHGLPFFAVSIGISLDGRLLAGCVFNPVMQECFTAMEGKGACKNGIPISVSQTTSIEDSLLATGFPYSLDQKFDALTSRFRRCIRPARGIRRLGAASLDLCYVANGHFDGFWEEDLKPWDTAAGSIIAREAGALVTDFSGNPHHIHAAEILASNGRIHEPLRSLLELES from the coding sequence ATGAATAAAGAAGCACTTTTACATACCGCTGTCATGGCGGCAAGGGTCGGGGGGGAGAGACTCATGGCCCACTTCGGCAACCTGAACGGTATCCGTAAAAAAGGCCGGACCGATCTGGTAACAGACGCCGATACTGCCTCCGAGCAAGCTGTTATTGACCACATCAGAAACCGTTTTCCGGACCATGGTATCATGGCAGAAGAATCTGGCATGCAAGGCGATAATACGTCCTTCCTCTGGATTATTGATCCCCTTGACGGTACCACCAACTTTGCCCACGGCCTTCCTTTTTTTGCTGTCTCCATTGGTATTTCTCTGGATGGCAGACTTCTTGCCGGCTGTGTATTCAACCCGGTAATGCAGGAATGCTTTACCGCCATGGAGGGCAAAGGAGCCTGTAAAAACGGCATACCCATATCCGTATCCCAAACCACATCTATTGAAGACAGCCTTCTTGCCACAGGTTTTCCCTACTCTCTGGATCAGAAATTTGACGCCCTTACCAGCCGTTTCCGTCGTTGTATCCGCCCAGCCCGGGGAATCCGTCGCCTGGGTGCCGCATCCCTTGATCTGTGCTATGTGGCCAACGGGCATTTTGACGGATTCTGGGAAGAGGATCTCAAACCCTGGGATACAGCAGCAGGCAGTATCATTGCCCGGGAAGCCGGAGCCCTTGTAACGGACTTCTCCGGAAACCCTCATCATATTCATGCCGCCGAAATTCTGGCATCCAATGGCCGGATCCATGAACCTCTGCGCAGTCTTCTGGAGTTAGAATCATGA
- the hflX gene encoding GTPase HflX, giving the protein MANIFGNTTGLKTRQIKRLESLYNQRVPQDTILPPDLADELCLFSRELNRQIGLAIDRGGKIVRVIAGDAKEILIPDLSDFRTAPGRLRGVRIVHTHLNGEPLTEDDLTDLALLRLDLICALCTSRKGELETVHVGHVLPGSDRENPCRVFAPGHGELLENDCLHFILELEDELSRSGSLQDAPPGVERAILVGVSSLSKAEAEAHMAELKELAQSCGVHVIRNLMQTRQKPDPKTLMGQGKLKELYLMALQDAATLIIFDQELSPAQVRNVSDRMELKVMDRTQLILDIFARRAQTREGKLQVELAQLKYLQPRLTEKNTAMSRLTGGIGGRGPGETKLEINRRRVREQILRLEKDVSQIQSHRRQQKARRNRMGLPVFSIVGYTNAGKSTLLNAMTQSKVTAKDQMFATLDPTSRRLRFPQDVEVIITDTVGFIRNLPKELVAAFRATLEELEGADILLHVVDIASPSWEKQLASVDGVLEDLGLSDIPQIRVFNKKDLALPEEVVKALRQYGGITVSALDRSSLRPLLETMQKELYARTGSQALPVCSDSSTSGEPTRIDRPGQSPYMRADE; this is encoded by the coding sequence ATGGCCAACATATTCGGCAATACAACCGGACTCAAGACCCGGCAGATCAAACGGCTTGAAAGCCTCTATAACCAGAGAGTTCCTCAGGATACCATTCTCCCACCGGACCTTGCGGACGAGCTTTGCCTTTTCTCCAGAGAGCTGAACCGGCAGATCGGGCTTGCCATAGACCGCGGCGGTAAAATAGTCCGGGTGATAGCAGGAGATGCCAAAGAAATTCTCATACCGGATCTGTCGGATTTCAGAACGGCTCCAGGTCGCCTCAGGGGGGTACGCATTGTTCATACACATCTGAATGGTGAACCCCTTACGGAAGACGACCTCACTGACCTTGCTCTTCTGCGCCTGGACCTTATCTGTGCCCTCTGTACCTCCCGCAAAGGGGAACTGGAGACAGTCCATGTCGGCCATGTTCTGCCCGGCAGCGACCGGGAAAATCCCTGCCGGGTTTTTGCTCCCGGCCATGGGGAACTGCTGGAAAATGACTGCCTCCACTTTATCCTTGAACTGGAAGATGAACTCAGCCGTTCCGGTTCTCTGCAGGATGCTCCTCCGGGGGTGGAAAGGGCCATTCTTGTGGGTGTTTCCAGTCTCAGCAAAGCCGAAGCAGAAGCCCATATGGCGGAGCTGAAGGAACTGGCCCAGTCCTGCGGGGTTCATGTCATCCGCAACCTCATGCAGACCCGTCAAAAACCCGATCCCAAAACTCTTATGGGACAGGGCAAACTCAAGGAACTCTATCTGATGGCCTTGCAGGATGCGGCCACACTGATCATTTTTGATCAGGAACTATCCCCGGCCCAGGTCCGTAATGTCAGTGACCGCATGGAACTCAAAGTCATGGACCGGACCCAGCTTATTCTGGATATTTTTGCCCGAAGAGCCCAAACCCGGGAAGGGAAATTACAGGTAGAACTGGCTCAGCTGAAATACCTGCAACCCCGACTGACAGAAAAAAATACAGCCATGAGCCGTCTGACAGGCGGGATTGGAGGAAGAGGGCCAGGAGAAACCAAGCTGGAGATCAACCGGCGCAGAGTGAGAGAACAGATCCTACGGCTGGAAAAAGACGTATCCCAGATTCAGAGCCACCGAAGGCAGCAGAAAGCCCGGCGCAATCGCATGGGCCTGCCGGTTTTTTCCATTGTGGGTTACACCAACGCCGGTAAATCCACCCTGCTCAATGCCATGACCCAAAGCAAAGTCACAGCAAAGGATCAGATGTTTGCCACCCTGGACCCCACCTCCCGACGTCTTCGTTTCCCTCAGGATGTGGAAGTGATCATAACTGATACGGTGGGATTCATACGGAACCTCCCGAAAGAGCTGGTCGCCGCCTTCAGGGCAACGCTGGAAGAACTGGAAGGAGCGGATATCCTCCTTCATGTGGTGGACATTGCCAGCCCCTCATGGGAAAAACAACTCGCAAGCGTTGATGGCGTTCTGGAAGATCTGGGACTTTCCGATATCCCGCAGATCCGGGTTTTCAACAAAAAAGATCTGGCCCTTCCGGAAGAGGTGGTAAAAGCCCTGAGACAGTATGGTGGCATAACTGTTTCCGCCCTGGACCGCTCCAGCCTCCGCCCCCTGTTGGAAACCATGCAGAAGGAACTCTATGCACGTACCGGCAGCCAGGCCCTTCCCGTCTGTTCAGACTCCAGCACAAGCGGGGAGCCTACGCGTATTGACAGACCCGGACAAAGTCCCTATATGAGAGCCGATGAATAA
- the dnaB gene encoding replicative DNA helicase encodes MAEISTRETDPLFSRTPPHSPEAEISLLSAILLDNDVLLDIVDILDPEHFYRNTNQKIYAAATALFARNQPADLVTVANFLQDSGQLENIGGAAALARIVDTIPVAPNAVEYARIIRKKSDLRRLIERATQIVGKCFSNADDVDGVIDFAQSVIFEIAENKSKKAFLPLHQLIDINIDTIEKQQGENKEITGIPTGYRRLDKLTAGLQNSDLLILAARPAMGKTSFVLNIARNAAVEANVPVGIFSLEMSKEQLSMRLLTAEARVESGKLRGGSLSPDEWNRINTAAGILYEAPIFIDDSPDASPMDIRAKARRLKMEKGLGLLIIDYLQLMRGSSHSDRRDLEIAEISRSLKGLAKELSIPVIALSQLNRMLEQRADKRPMLSDLRESGSLEQDADIVMFIYRDEVYNKEENNPNKGKAEIILAKHRNGAVGTAHMAFLGAYTRFEDLAAGEYPH; translated from the coding sequence ATGGCCGAAATATCCACAAGAGAAACCGATCCCCTTTTCTCGCGAACCCCGCCCCACAGCCCGGAGGCGGAAATCTCCCTTCTGAGCGCCATTCTACTTGACAATGATGTGCTCCTTGACATTGTGGACATACTGGATCCCGAACATTTTTACCGAAATACAAATCAGAAAATTTACGCTGCCGCAACGGCTCTTTTTGCCAGAAATCAACCGGCTGATCTTGTTACGGTTGCTAACTTTCTGCAGGACAGCGGACAGCTGGAAAACATTGGCGGGGCTGCTGCCCTCGCCCGCATTGTGGATACCATTCCCGTTGCCCCCAACGCCGTTGAATATGCCCGTATCATACGGAAAAAATCTGATTTACGACGACTCATAGAACGGGCTACCCAGATTGTCGGAAAATGCTTTTCCAATGCGGACGATGTGGATGGTGTCATTGATTTTGCCCAGAGCGTTATTTTTGAAATTGCTGAAAACAAAAGTAAAAAAGCCTTTTTACCTTTGCATCAGCTCATCGACATCAATATTGACACCATAGAAAAACAACAGGGCGAAAACAAGGAAATAACTGGAATTCCAACAGGGTATAGGAGGCTAGACAAACTGACGGCAGGACTGCAGAATTCCGATCTTCTCATTCTGGCCGCAAGACCCGCCATGGGCAAAACATCCTTTGTTCTGAATATTGCGAGAAATGCCGCCGTGGAAGCCAATGTACCCGTAGGAATCTTTTCTCTGGAAATGAGCAAAGAGCAGCTTTCCATGCGTCTTCTGACGGCGGAAGCCAGGGTGGAATCCGGTAAACTGCGCGGCGGCTCGCTCAGCCCCGATGAATGGAACCGCATCAATACAGCTGCGGGTATTCTATACGAAGCACCCATTTTTATTGATGATTCACCGGATGCATCTCCCATGGATATTCGAGCTAAGGCCAGGCGCCTCAAAATGGAAAAGGGACTGGGTCTTCTGATCATCGACTACCTTCAGCTCATGCGTGGCTCTTCCCATTCAGACCGCCGAGATCTGGAGATTGCCGAAATCTCACGTTCCCTGAAGGGGCTGGCCAAAGAACTGAGTATTCCCGTCATTGCCCTTTCCCAGCTCAACCGTATGCTCGAGCAGCGTGCGGACAAACGCCCCATGCTGTCTGATCTCCGGGAATCAGGCTCCCTCGAACAGGATGCGGATATCGTCATGTTCATTTACCGGGATGAAGTCTATAATAAGGAAGAAAACAATCCCAACAAAGGGAAAGCGGAAATTATTCTGGCCAAACACAGAAACGGTGCCGTCGGGACAGCACACATGGCTTTCCTGGGTGCCTACACGCGGTTCGAAGATCTTGCAGCAGGCGAGTATCCCCACTGA
- the rplI gene encoding 50S ribosomal protein L9: protein MKVILKETIESLGIIGSEVNVADGYARNYLLPQSKAIPATPQNRKVMEQIKVRVQAQIAKERAIAEELAALLSQISITISAKVADEGKLYGSVSVQDITRALQDQNVEVERRQLLLPEPIKAIGIYKIPVRVYKGVEPEITVEVVPAT from the coding sequence ATGAAAGTTATTCTTAAAGAAACCATAGAATCCCTCGGAATCATCGGTTCCGAGGTGAATGTGGCGGACGGGTATGCACGTAACTACCTGCTCCCCCAGAGTAAGGCTATTCCCGCAACACCCCAGAATCGCAAGGTAATGGAGCAGATCAAAGTGCGGGTTCAGGCTCAGATCGCAAAAGAACGGGCCATTGCCGAAGAACTGGCAGCCCTCCTTTCTCAAATTTCGATTACCATTTCTGCCAAAGTGGCGGATGAGGGCAAGCTGTACGGCTCCGTATCCGTTCAGGATATCACCCGTGCCCTGCAGGATCAGAACGTTGAAGTGGAAAGACGTCAGCTTCTGCTGCCGGAGCCCATCAAGGCCATCGGCATCTATAAAATTCCCGTGCGGGTTTATAAAGGTGTGGAACCGGAAATTACCGTTGAAGTGGTTCCTGCCACCTGA
- a CDS encoding DUF2232 domain-containing protein produces the protein MVTDGEKGFQLRGSISIFILAALLAAAGILLPFVGVFPVLFLPLPMIVMRLENRETASALILAGVVLAVPLLFTGRISSDMLFYAGMLLFGFVIGEGWQQGIHKETAVLRAILAVLGMVALMIIVLAVTKSMGPVALIQNHVAANLAMTLEVYRHMEMPEETLAVFEAALPRLEYTLARLLPAISACILILAAWLNLLAARSMIRHRKIQAPDLGLFMNWGVPPLFIWGLILAGLILMIPIPFVRILGLSCLLVMMPLYFLQGMAIVAYWFHHRGVPPLIRHALYALMLIQQILFLVVLVLGIFDTWLNFRNRIQTKPKP, from the coding sequence ATGGTTACGGACGGGGAAAAAGGGTTCCAGCTAAGGGGATCCATCAGTATTTTCATACTGGCAGCACTTCTGGCAGCAGCCGGTATACTGCTGCCTTTTGTGGGTGTATTTCCTGTTCTCTTTCTCCCCCTGCCCATGATAGTGATGCGGCTTGAAAACCGGGAAACCGCTTCCGCCCTGATTCTTGCGGGCGTTGTGCTTGCTGTACCTCTGCTCTTTACGGGCAGAATCAGCTCAGACATGCTTTTTTATGCAGGCATGCTGCTCTTTGGCTTTGTCATCGGAGAAGGATGGCAGCAGGGCATTCATAAAGAAACGGCTGTCCTTCGAGCCATCCTGGCCGTACTGGGTATGGTGGCTCTCATGATCATTGTGCTGGCCGTGACAAAAAGCATGGGGCCTGTGGCACTGATCCAGAACCACGTGGCAGCCAATCTGGCCATGACCCTTGAAGTGTACCGCCATATGGAAATGCCGGAAGAGACTCTGGCTGTTTTTGAGGCGGCACTTCCAAGGCTGGAGTATACACTGGCCCGTCTTCTGCCAGCCATTTCCGCATGCATCCTCATTCTTGCGGCATGGCTGAATCTTCTGGCAGCGCGATCCATGATCCGCCACAGAAAAATACAGGCACCGGATCTTGGTCTTTTCATGAACTGGGGGGTCCCTCCCCTGTTTATCTGGGGACTGATACTTGCAGGACTCATCCTGATGATCCCCATACCCTTTGTGCGGATTCTGGGACTGTCCTGCCTTCTGGTGATGATGCCCCTTTACTTTCTTCAGGGTATGGCCATTGTGGCATACTGGTTCCATCACAGGGGTGTACCACCTCTTATCCGGCATGCGCTGTACGCACTGATGCTGATACAGCAAATTCTGTTCCTGGTGGTTCTGGTGCTGGGCATTTTCGATACCTGGCTGAATTTCCGTAACCGGATACAAACCAAGCCCAAACCCTAG
- the rpsR gene encoding 30S ribosomal protein S18 has translation MVNPRTAKISRKKKRRVYHRRKVCRFCADTKLAIEYKDPKSLKYFVTERGKIIPRRITGTCSRHQRLLTTAIKRSRNIALMPFVGNVD, from the coding sequence ATGGTAAATCCCAGAACAGCCAAAATCTCACGTAAAAAGAAAAGACGGGTTTATCATCGCAGAAAAGTATGCCGTTTCTGCGCGGATACCAAGCTTGCCATTGAATATAAAGACCCAAAAAGCCTGAAGTATTTTGTTACGGAACGGGGCAAGATTATCCCCCGTAGAATTACCGGAACCTGCTCCAGACATCAGCGGCTTCTGACAACGGCCATCAAGCGTTCCCGCAATATTGCCCTTATGCCCTTTGTGGGAAATGTGGATTAA
- the rpsF gene encoding 30S ribosomal protein S6 — protein MRRYETIFILDPDLSEEARTQILERTTGMIETAGGQIAKIDEWGNRKLAYPIAKKVRGHYWRLDYLCEGDLIYEMERTFRLDDKVLKFLTVLLDKYSSLEKIEAETAAAEKAAAEAAAALENARDNDDDDDDDDDDDYDKED, from the coding sequence ATGAGAAGATACGAAACCATCTTCATTCTGGACCCGGACCTCTCCGAAGAAGCCCGGACTCAGATACTGGAACGTACCACCGGTATGATTGAGACTGCTGGTGGTCAGATTGCCAAAATCGATGAGTGGGGCAATCGCAAGCTGGCCTATCCCATTGCCAAAAAAGTTCGTGGTCACTATTGGCGCCTCGACTATCTCTGCGAAGGTGATCTCATTTATGAAATGGAGAGAACCTTCCGCCTTGATGACAAGGTCCTCAAATTCCTCACCGTTCTTCTGGACAAGTACAGCAGCCTTGAAAAAATTGAGGCAGAAACGGCTGCAGCTGAAAAAGCTGCCGCCGAGGCAGCCGCTGCGCTGGAAAATGCCAGAGATAACGATGACGACGATGATGATGATGATGATGACGACTACGACAAGGAGGACTGA
- a CDS encoding DUF2804 domain-containing protein, whose protein sequence is MALIICPETGKARYGRHLDRVHINLNDYRFLSAMGTPLPRVLMPLRYRQFVFIGLSDKDFCAGIALADLKFAQQAFFYARHASGRIVVQAAPLCLFPRRSMNGETEFPDFSFDHATLSIRFALNRLQVSCGNALLDVVLGEAASPLRLCTPTGRQGWTFTRKAASIPVEGRFSWKDESIELSASSCRAITDRTGGFLRRETFWNWASASCLLPDGREFGMNLAWGVNETGFTENRIWLNGSPTDFGPVIFHVPKNRHQDSWRIHTENQSIDLLFTPSWTMAHRMNILLLATDFVQNTGHFSGYIRLPDQSLLRISATPGWTEDHYVRW, encoded by the coding sequence ATGGCACTTATCATCTGCCCTGAAACCGGTAAGGCCCGGTATGGTCGCCACTTGGACCGGGTTCATATCAACCTCAACGATTACCGTTTCCTTTCCGCCATGGGTACTCCCCTGCCCCGGGTGCTCATGCCCCTCCGGTACAGGCAATTTGTCTTTATCGGTCTCTCAGATAAAGATTTCTGCGCTGGCATAGCCCTGGCCGATCTGAAATTCGCTCAGCAGGCCTTTTTCTATGCCAGACATGCTTCCGGCCGGATAGTGGTTCAGGCTGCACCGCTTTGCCTCTTTCCCCGCAGATCTATGAATGGGGAAACGGAATTTCCGGACTTCTCTTTTGACCATGCAACCCTTTCCATCCGTTTTGCCCTGAACAGGCTGCAGGTTTCCTGCGGAAATGCCCTGCTGGATGTGGTGCTGGGGGAAGCAGCCTCTCCCCTGCGACTCTGTACCCCTACGGGTCGACAGGGCTGGACCTTTACCCGCAAGGCTGCATCCATTCCTGTGGAGGGACGGTTTTCGTGGAAAGATGAATCCATTGAACTTTCAGCATCTTCCTGCCGTGCCATTACGGACCGAACCGGCGGGTTTCTGCGCAGAGAAACTTTCTGGAACTGGGCCTCGGCCTCCTGCCTTCTTCCCGATGGCAGGGAATTTGGAATGAACCTCGCATGGGGAGTGAATGAAACGGGGTTTACGGAAAACCGGATCTGGCTCAACGGCAGCCCCACGGATTTCGGACCCGTCATTTTCCATGTACCGAAAAACCGTCATCAGGATTCCTGGCGTATCCATACAGAAAATCAAAGCATCGATCTCCTGTTCACCCCTTCATGGACCATGGCCCACCGTATGAACATCTTACTTCTGGCCACAGACTTTGTGCAGAATACCGGCCATTTCTCCGGATATATCCGCCTGCCGGACCAATCCCTTCTCCGCATTTCCGCCACACCCGGATGGACGGAAGACCACTATGTACGATGGTAG
- a CDS encoding chemotaxis protein CheW, protein MSETASAGKYLTFSLGEEEYGIGILKVKEIIGMMPITSVPQTPSFVKGVINLRGKVIPVVDLRLKFAMPPAEYTERTCIIVVEITGSTGSLLMGCVVDSVSEVLNIKAEEIEASPTFGSRVHTEYILGMAKMDGRVKILLDIDRVLTSEEITSITSAA, encoded by the coding sequence ATGAGCGAAACCGCCAGTGCAGGCAAATACCTGACCTTTTCCCTCGGTGAGGAGGAGTATGGCATCGGTATACTCAAGGTAAAGGAAATTATCGGCATGATGCCCATCACTTCTGTCCCCCAGACCCCCTCCTTTGTCAAGGGAGTGATCAACCTGCGGGGCAAGGTCATCCCCGTTGTGGACCTGCGCCTCAAGTTTGCCATGCCTCCTGCGGAATATACGGAACGAACCTGCATTATTGTCGTTGAAATTACAGGCAGTACGGGCTCTCTGCTCATGGGTTGTGTGGTGGATTCCGTATCCGAGGTTCTGAATATCAAAGCAGAAGAAATCGAGGCTTCTCCCACCTTCGGATCCCGGGTTCATACAGAGTACATTCTCGGCATGGCCAAAATGGATGGCAGGGTAAAAATTCTCCTGGACATTGACCGCGTGCTCACCAGCGAAGAAATTACCAGTATCACATCCGCCGCCTGA